GCTTGTATTCTCTTGTGCTGAGACAGCCGAAATAGATAAAAAAATTAAAAATAAAAACACTATAACAATTTTATTCAAATCATTTATCATTTTCATTTACCTCCGTTATTTTTTATTATTTTATTTAAATAAATGAAATTAAAAAGATAAATATGTATATATAATTAATAATAATTCTATACATCCACCTATAAATAATTAACGACACTGAATATAAAAAAATTTATATGATTAAAATTAAACTAATATCTATATAATGCTATTATGATAGTTGGATTGATGTTACAATTATTATTTATCAAAAACTTTTTTTTATCCAAATCACTTTTATTTAAGGATATTTGCTAAAAATTTGATATCTTCTTTTTTTTAATCATTTTTATTTAAGAAATTTTTTCTAATCCAGATTAGCTCTTTAAAATGTTTAATATAGGCTTTTTTTAAAAAAGCTATTTTTTCCATTATTATATTTATTAATCTAATAAATTTTGTTTCCTGTTAAATTCATTTTCAGAGACTCTTTTATTATTTTTTCTAATACATTAATATAGCACTGACTTTCCAAATGAAAAATCAGACTAGATTTAATTGTAATGAATGACCCAAAAAATAATATTTGAAAAATAGATATTCCTTGATAATATCTATCATCCTTTTTTAGTAAAATATTACTTAGTATCTCTCATTTTCAAGCACAATTCTATTTCAGCTGTAAGCAAATATTAAACCATTTAAAACCTTGAATTTAATATAAACTAATTTAAAGTCTTTTTAAAACTAAGCATAATATCAAGTGAAAAAAAGATTTCAAAAAGTCTAAAATCATTATAAAATTGATTTAATATTGGAAAATTAAAATCAGACAGAAATTTTTAAAAAGAGTAAAAAATTACATAAACTTATTAAATTTATATAAATCAATCAAATTATAATTTATTTAATAAATTAACCTCATATCAACATTCAAATTAGAAAAAAAGGCAATATTTAAATAATAAGTAACTAAAAATATTAAATAAAACATCGAGGTGGAAATATGATTTTAGAAAAATTAAAAAATAAAAGTAATATTCTAAAAGTGGTAGAAACTATAAACAACTCTAGATTTAAGCAAAAGATAGTGAAAAATCTTAAAGCTATTTCAGAGGACAATTCTGCTCAAGGAGCTGCAGAATATATCTTATTATTTGGAGGAGTAATTGTAATAGCTTTAGCAGGATTATTGATATATAGATCTTACTTTAGTAATACTGCAAGTGGTTTAAATGCAACTGAAGATATTAGTTCTATAAGAAATAATATGACTATCTAAAAAAGCCCTTAAATAAATTGATAAAATATGATTGAAAATATATCAAAAAAACTAAAAGTCCTTAAAGATGATAAAAAAGGACAAACAAGTGTTGAAGTAATTTTATTAATAGGTTCCATCTTAGTTATTTCAATAATATGTGGAACTTACATATATAAAATTAATTTAGAGATTAATGATTTGTTTAATCAAACACTTGTTAAAGGAAGAGAATATTTATTCAATAAGTTAAATTAGCCCATAATCCTAGTAAAAATCCCATTAAACTAAATAAATAAAAAACAGCTGAAAAAGATAGATAAAAAAAATAAACAAATAAATAAAAAAACAGCTAAGATAGATAAAAAAAATAAATAAATAAAAAATAATAAATCTATTTTAACTTAATAGAAAACCCCCGTAAACTATATTGCCAAATTGGAGATTTATCATTTTTATAAATATGAAAATTGATTAAAAATAAAATAATCAAAACAATAATGAAAAAAAAAATAAAAAATAAAAATAATTAAAAATCAATAAAATGATTAAAAATCAACTTTATTAAATTTAATTAAGTAACTTTTCTAAACTTGCTTTCCAAGAAGCAGAAGAAATGTTGGTTAATTTCATTCCAGTTCTACTAACATTAATTCTTTCTTGCGGACATAAATTAACACATGCACCACATAGTACACAGTATTCCTGATTAAATTTAGCTACATTATCTTCAAGTACAACTGCATTACAAGAACAAATATCTACACAAGACCCACAAGCAACACATTCTTCATCAGTAGTGGAAATTTCTCCTTCAAATGGTTTAGTAACTTCTGCTGCATCAACAGGACAGATTTCCTTACACCATCCACAGTTAATACAATCAGATCCAATAAAGATATCTCCAGTAATTTTAACTTTTTCAAATTCTTCGCTGTACATACAGGTACTGCATACTGCCTTAATAGCCTCTTGAGGACATGCTCTTTTACATACTCCACAGTATACACATTTATCTTCATCAACTTCAATAGAACAAGCATCTTTAATATTCACAACAGTGATAGCATCTGCAGGACACAATTCTGCACAAACACTACAGTAAATACATTCTTCCTCATTAATAGAAATTTCACCCTTCAATAAGTCATTTCTATCAGGCAATTCTCTTTTAAATAAAATAGCATCTTGAGGACATGCCACAGTACATCTTCCACAAAATTCACATTCTTCTTCATTAATTGCAGATTCATGAGTCCAGCTTGGATAATTAGCTAATTCTTTTGAATCTACACCATCAATTTCAAAGCTCAATGCACCGAATGGACAAGCAAAGGAACATAATCCACATAAGACACAAGTATCATTATCAAGGACAAGATAATTCCCTTCTGCTTGGCCTCTTGCAATACCTAAGACATCTCCCAAAGTCAAGGAGTCAGTTGGACAAGAGTCAGAACAGATTCCACATGCTAAACAAATTTTATTATCATAAGATAACTTTCTTGATTCACTACCATCTCTTTGAATAAAAATCATAATAATCCCACACTAGATAATATAATTGTTATATAATATAAATATGCTAACAATTTATATAATTAATTATAAATATGTGATAATTTATATATTTAATACTAATTTTATCGACATGAATATATAAACATAACGATTTAATCTTGAGGCATACCTAAAAATTTATTAAAATTTATCGAATTTTAAAAAAATATCAATACAGATTTCTTAAAAATCATAAAAAATAGAAATAAAAGCTTGAAATTAGAAAAAATGAATAGAAAAGCAAATAAAAAAAACTAATAAAAAATAATTAAAAATAATGAAAAACAGTAAAAAGTAATAAAAAATAATAAAAAATAATTAAAAATAATGAAAAACAGTAAAAAGTAATAAAAAATAATAAAAGCTAATTAAAAATAATTAAAAATAATGAAAAATAGTAAAAAGTAATAAACAAAATATTTATTAAATCAATTCACCTTTTTGATTAATTTTTCCTTGACGTATACGAGTAGAAGAAATAGGTATACCATCATCTGCTAAAACAAAACTTAAAACAACAATATCCAATGGTTTCATACCTTTACTAACCCTAATTTCATTGATTTTAACAGCATTAGGCTCTGTTTCTTCACTAACAACAATAGCATCATAATTT
The DNA window shown above is from Methanobrevibacter olleyae and carries:
- a CDS encoding class III signal peptide-containing protein, which gives rise to MKNLKAISEDNSAQGAAEYILLFGGVIVIALAGLLIYRSYFSNTASGLNATEDISSIRNNMTI
- a CDS encoding class III signal peptide-containing protein; translated protein: MIENISKKLKVLKDDKKGQTSVEVILLIGSILVISIICGTYIYKINLEINDLFNQTLVKGREYLFNKLN
- the fwdF gene encoding tungsten-dependent formylmethanofuran dehydrogenase subunit FwdF translates to MIFIQRDGSESRKLSYDNKICLACGICSDSCPTDSLTLGDVLGIARGQAEGNYLVLDNDTCVLCGLCSFACPFGALSFEIDGVDSKELANYPSWTHESAINEEECEFCGRCTVACPQDAILFKRELPDRNDLLKGEISINEEECIYCSVCAELCPADAITVVNIKDACSIEVDEDKCVYCGVCKRACPQEAIKAVCSTCMYSEEFEKVKITGDIFIGSDCINCGWCKEICPVDAAEVTKPFEGEISTTDEECVACGSCVDICSCNAVVLEDNVAKFNQEYCVLCGACVNLCPQERINVSRTGMKLTNISSASWKASLEKLLN